One genomic region from Dermacentor variabilis isolate Ectoservices chromosome 6, ASM5094787v1, whole genome shotgun sequence encodes:
- the LOC142584586 gene encoding uncharacterized protein LOC142584586 produces MLPDVTDENLDVATYLQRAEEARQLARLRIKNQQRTDSRHYNLRRRFVEYQPSDRVWVWNPIRRRGLSEKLLRRYFGPYKVIRRIGALDYEVVPDDISHSQRRRARSGVVHVVCLKPFYGR; encoded by the coding sequence atgctgccggaCGTCACTGacgagaaccttgacgtcgctacctacctccagcgcgccgaagaagcccgacagctcgcccgcctgcggatcaagaaccagcagaggaccgacagccgacactacaacctccgacgacgcttcgtcgagtaccagcccagcgaccgtgtttgggtatggaacccgatacgccgacgaggactcagtgagaaactactgcgacgctatttcggaccctacaaggtcatccgacgtattggcgcactggactatgaggtcgtgccagacgacatttcgcattcacagcggcgccgcgcacgatctggagtggtccacgtggtgtgccttaaacccttttacggacgctga